The following coding sequences lie in one Saccharopolyspora hordei genomic window:
- a CDS encoding TIM barrel protein: MLSVQLYSVREQLAADRPGTLARLAEIGFRHVEPFGLGSPDRAPAERLAAARSLRADLDAAGLAVSAVHAGLPADIAELEEECAVLGADTVFVPHPRQVAGFGEETFADPARLDAFADVLGTAAESTELRLGYHNHWFEWAALPDGTAGYDRFWQKTSAALLAELDVYWAVAAGADPASVLAGLGARVVAVHLKDGPAEPDAPQTPMGTGRVDVPAVLRAAAGVPWHVLEIDTTDMDPFALLSANATTLASSGEGTG; the protein is encoded by the coding sequence GTGCTCTCCGTCCAGCTCTACAGCGTGCGCGAGCAGCTCGCCGCCGACCGGCCCGGCACCCTGGCGCGACTGGCCGAGATCGGCTTCCGCCACGTCGAGCCGTTCGGTCTCGGCTCCCCGGACCGGGCCCCCGCCGAGCGCCTGGCGGCGGCGCGGTCGCTGCGGGCCGACCTGGACGCGGCGGGCCTGGCGGTCTCCGCGGTGCACGCCGGGTTGCCCGCGGACATCGCCGAACTCGAGGAGGAGTGCGCGGTCCTGGGCGCGGACACGGTGTTCGTCCCGCACCCGCGCCAAGTCGCCGGCTTCGGCGAGGAGACCTTCGCCGACCCGGCGCGGCTCGACGCCTTCGCCGACGTCCTGGGCACGGCGGCGGAATCGACCGAGCTGCGCCTGGGCTACCACAACCACTGGTTCGAGTGGGCCGCGCTGCCGGACGGCACCGCCGGCTACGACCGGTTCTGGCAGAAGACGAGCGCGGCGCTGCTCGCGGAGCTGGACGTCTACTGGGCGGTCGCGGCCGGGGCGGACCCGGCGTCGGTGCTGGCCGGTCTCGGTGCTCGGGTGGTCGCGGTGCACCTCAAGGACGGCCCGGCGGAGCCGGACGCACCGCAGACGCCGATGGGCACCGGGCGCGTCGACGTGCCCGCGGTCCTCCGCGCCGCGGCGGGCGTCCCGTGGCACGTGCTGGAGATCGACACCACCGACATGGACCCGTTCGCGCTGCTCTCCGCCAACGCGACGACCCTGGCTTCCTCGGGGGAGGGGACGGGATGA
- a CDS encoding ROK family transcriptional regulator, with protein sequence MGWEPVRLAVPRTSGRADDSLVRSSLTRLIASGAAESRVELVRATGLSRSTVHSHLDALITAGLVVERGPVGSGGRGRPAHRLAIAPRAGVVLAADVGVHSTRLAVADLGQDVLAEGEVELDISVGPEQSLDVLTDHLRKLLAEAGMPLAKVKALVMGLPGPVDSRMGMPVRPPIMPGWDGFPVGEAMAARFGCTAAVDNDVNLMALGEARALPPEESPLLFLKVGTGIGGGIVLASGELHRGSDGAAGDIGHIRVPGADDVVCQCGNVGCVEAVASADAVLRALRTDGAGPRTISDLAQLLRDGDAIAVRKVRTAAATIGEVVAMLVHFYNPKRIVLGGLITAAGDDLLAGIRSVVYRRALPLATRHLSLANSTLGRYAGLAGAVVAAIENVLSADGVKDLLRERP encoded by the coding sequence ATGGGGTGGGAACCGGTCCGCTTGGCGGTGCCGCGGACGTCCGGACGAGCTGACGACAGCCTGGTGCGCAGCAGCCTGACCAGGCTGATCGCCTCGGGCGCGGCGGAGAGCAGGGTCGAGCTGGTGCGCGCCACCGGGCTGTCCCGGTCCACTGTGCACAGCCACCTGGACGCGCTGATCACGGCCGGGCTCGTCGTCGAGCGGGGCCCGGTCGGCAGCGGCGGCCGGGGGCGCCCGGCGCACCGGCTGGCGATCGCACCGCGCGCCGGGGTCGTGCTCGCCGCCGACGTCGGGGTGCACAGCACCCGGCTCGCCGTCGCCGACCTCGGTCAGGACGTGCTCGCCGAGGGCGAGGTGGAGCTGGACATCTCCGTCGGCCCGGAGCAGTCGCTGGACGTGCTCACCGACCACCTGCGGAAGCTGCTGGCCGAGGCCGGGATGCCGCTGGCGAAGGTGAAGGCGCTGGTCATGGGATTGCCGGGCCCGGTGGACTCGCGGATGGGCATGCCGGTGCGGCCACCGATCATGCCGGGCTGGGACGGCTTCCCGGTCGGCGAGGCGATGGCCGCCCGGTTCGGTTGCACCGCCGCGGTGGACAACGACGTCAACCTGATGGCGCTCGGCGAGGCCCGCGCCCTGCCGCCCGAGGAGTCTCCGCTGCTGTTCCTGAAGGTGGGCACCGGCATCGGCGGCGGCATCGTGCTGGCCAGCGGGGAGCTGCACCGCGGTTCCGACGGCGCGGCCGGCGACATCGGGCACATCCGGGTGCCGGGCGCCGACGACGTGGTCTGCCAGTGCGGCAACGTCGGCTGCGTCGAGGCGGTCGCCTCCGCCGACGCGGTGCTGCGCGCGCTGCGCACCGACGGTGCAGGACCGCGCACCATAAGCGACCTCGCCCAGCTGCTGCGCGACGGCGACGCCATCGCGGTCCGGAAGGTCCGCACCGCGGCCGCGACGATCGGCGAGGTCGTGGCCATGCTGGTGCACTTCTACAACCCGAAGCGGATCGTCCTGGGTGGACTCATCACCGCGGCCGGCGACGACCTGCTCGCCGGCATCCGCAGCGTCGTCTACCGCCGCGCCCTGCCGCTGGCCACCCGGCACCTGTCACTGGCCAACAGCACGCTCGGCCGCTACGCCGGGCTGGCCGGTGCCGTGGTGGCGGCGATCGAGAACGTGCTCTCCGCCGACGGAGTCAAGGACCTGCTGCGAGAGAGGCCTTGA
- a CDS encoding polysaccharide lyase, translating into MRGLPERGRRPVLHRLPLDRPRRPRRRAGAAPEPPGPVPTDRDFGRGGKLPGLYGGPPGQASGGEHGQAWSTRCMWRVRDREPQATVFDG; encoded by the coding sequence GTGCGGGGACTGCCCGAGCGAGGGCGGCGGCCAGTTCTACACCGGCTTCCGCTCGACCGGCCGCGACGACCTCGCCGACGCGCCGGTGCTGCACCTGAGCCACCAGGTCCGGTCCCCACCGACCGGGACTTCGGGCGCGGCGGGAAGCTGCCGGGGCTGTACGGCGGCCCGCCCGGGCAGGCCAGCGGCGGCGAGCACGGTCAGGCGTGGTCGACCCGGTGCATGTGGCGGGTCCGCGACCGCGAGCCGCAGGCCACGGTGTTCGACGGGTGA
- a CDS encoding PQQ-dependent sugar dehydrogenase, protein MVHSMGHRNPQGLGWDDAGRLYSSELGDNTWDEVNLIEPGENHGWPVCEGECGNAEFVDPLVTWPTSEASPSGLAVHDGHLHVAALRGQQLWQVPLTGDGSVGEPAALFQGEHGRLRTPVSAPDGTLWGTTSNRDGNGTPGPDDDQVLRVTR, encoded by the coding sequence GTGGTCCACTCGATGGGCCACCGCAACCCGCAGGGGCTCGGCTGGGACGACGCCGGGCGGCTGTACTCCTCGGAGCTCGGCGACAACACGTGGGACGAGGTCAACCTCATCGAGCCCGGCGAGAACCACGGCTGGCCGGTGTGCGAGGGCGAGTGCGGCAACGCCGAGTTCGTCGACCCGCTGGTGACCTGGCCGACCAGCGAGGCCTCGCCCAGCGGTCTGGCCGTCCACGACGGGCACCTGCACGTCGCGGCGCTGCGCGGCCAGCAGTTGTGGCAGGTCCCGCTCACCGGCGACGGGTCGGTCGGGGAACCGGCCGCGCTGTTCCAGGGCGAGCACGGCCGGCTCCGCACGCCGGTCTCGGCCCCGGACGGCACGCTCTGGGGCACCACGTCCAACCGGGACGGCAACGGCACCCCGGGACCCGACGACGACCAGGTCCTCCGCGTCACCCGGTGA
- a CDS encoding ABC transporter substrate-binding protein, with translation MQLRRAPAWAVLTTTAAITLTGCVSAPATGPVGEHAPEVPVLDPAIADGASGDVTICGNKDNGTYTKLTESFNAKRTGVTAHYLEIGQDTDSTRTQAIQRLEGGSHGCDIYVMDVTWTSEWAAQGWVQDHSRLVEEHRADLIPSTLETVRYDDRYWAVPFFTNAGLLFYREDRVPPPTTWEQVYANAATDESHKVEMQAKRYEGLTVNFLEMLYSAGGSVIDEQGTVTIDSPQTRAVLTKLTEALDNGAVDRASLTYDEDGGRRAYESGRAGYLRQWPSAHAQIVQTGAGPHTAVAPLPAFDEHSEPAAVLGGWNLGIATEADNPAGAVAVVDYATSAEFQKTIIMEHSQAPVHAATYDDPEVIAELPFVPQLKQSVLSAKPRPKSPVYAQLSRAIYKNVYQVISGQTDVDSGVRKMAEDIRTAQETF, from the coding sequence ATGCAGCTGAGACGCGCGCCCGCTTGGGCGGTTCTCACCACCACCGCAGCGATCACCCTCACCGGGTGCGTCAGCGCCCCGGCCACCGGACCGGTCGGCGAGCACGCGCCCGAGGTCCCCGTGCTGGACCCCGCGATCGCCGACGGCGCCAGCGGTGACGTGACGATCTGCGGGAACAAGGACAACGGGACCTACACCAAGCTCACCGAGTCCTTCAACGCCAAGCGGACCGGGGTGACCGCGCACTACCTGGAGATCGGGCAGGACACCGACTCCACGCGCACGCAGGCCATCCAGCGGCTCGAAGGCGGCTCCCACGGTTGCGACATCTACGTGATGGACGTGACCTGGACCAGCGAGTGGGCCGCGCAGGGCTGGGTGCAGGACCACAGCCGGCTGGTCGAGGAGCACCGCGCCGACCTCATCCCGTCCACGTTGGAGACCGTCCGCTACGACGACCGGTACTGGGCGGTCCCGTTCTTCACCAACGCGGGCCTGCTGTTCTACCGCGAGGACCGGGTGCCGCCGCCGACAACGTGGGAGCAGGTCTACGCCAACGCCGCGACCGACGAGTCGCACAAGGTGGAGATGCAGGCCAAGCGCTACGAGGGCCTGACGGTCAACTTCCTGGAGATGCTGTACTCCGCCGGCGGTTCGGTGATCGACGAGCAGGGCACCGTCACCATCGACTCCCCGCAGACCCGCGCCGTGCTCACGAAGCTGACCGAGGCCCTCGACAACGGAGCCGTCGACCGGGCCAGCCTGACCTACGACGAGGACGGTGGCCGGCGCGCCTACGAGTCCGGCCGCGCCGGGTACCTGCGGCAGTGGCCGAGCGCGCACGCGCAGATCGTGCAGACCGGCGCCGGGCCGCACACCGCGGTGGCCCCGCTGCCCGCCTTCGACGAGCACAGTGAACCCGCGGCGGTGCTCGGCGGCTGGAACCTGGGCATCGCGACCGAGGCGGACAACCCCGCCGGAGCGGTGGCCGTCGTCGACTACGCCACCAGCGCCGAGTTCCAGAAGACCATCATCATGGAGCACTCCCAGGCTCCCGTGCACGCCGCGACCTACGACGACCCCGAGGTGATCGCCGAGCTGCCGTTCGTCCCGCAGCTCAAGCAATCCGTCCTCAGCGCCAAGCCGCGCCCGAAGTCCCCGGTGTACGCGCAGCTGTCCCGGGCCATCTACAAGAACGTCTACCAGGTGATCTCCGGGCAGACCGATGTGGACTCGGGCGTGCGGAAGATGGCTGAGGACATCCGGACCGCGCAGGAGACGTTCTGA
- a CDS encoding LapA family protein, producing MVDNGTNGAGGSGPERERAEQVERTRTGGIWVSVVIAAVVLVFVLVFILQNSGTVTVRFLWTDWNLPLGVAMLFSVLAGALVVALIGTARILQLRRSAKHRTKAG from the coding sequence ATGGTGGACAACGGGACGAACGGAGCCGGCGGGAGCGGACCCGAGCGGGAGCGCGCCGAGCAGGTGGAGCGCACGCGGACCGGCGGGATCTGGGTGTCGGTGGTCATCGCCGCGGTGGTGCTCGTCTTCGTGCTCGTGTTCATCCTGCAGAACTCCGGCACCGTGACGGTGCGCTTCCTGTGGACGGACTGGAACCTGCCGCTCGGGGTGGCGATGCTGTTCTCCGTCCTCGCCGGCGCGCTCGTGGTCGCCCTCATCGGCACCGCCCGGATCCTCCAGCTGCGCCGCTCCGCCAAGCACCGCACCAAGGCCGGGTGA
- a CDS encoding IclR family transcriptional regulator domain-containing protein, translating into MLRAELTREEVADPLPALTGNTLVSLEVLHEACAATRERGCAAEVEESAPGVRCVAAVVPCRLPGTDAISCSMPVDQTTDAQARETGEPLAEATTDLAHRLRRAGIR; encoded by the coding sequence GTGCTGCGGGCCGAGCTGACCCGCGAGGAGGTCGCCGACCCGCTGCCCGCGCTGACCGGGAACACCCTGGTGTCGCTGGAGGTGCTCCACGAGGCCTGCGCGGCCACCCGCGAACGCGGCTGCGCCGCCGAGGTCGAGGAGAGCGCGCCCGGCGTCCGCTGCGTGGCCGCCGTGGTGCCCTGCCGCCTCCCCGGCACCGACGCGATCAGCTGCTCGATGCCGGTCGACCAGACCACCGACGCGCAGGCCCGCGAGACCGGCGAACCGCTGGCCGAGGCCACGACCGACCTGGCCCACCGCCTCCGCCGCGCCGGCATCCGCTGA
- a CDS encoding carbohydrate ABC transporter permease, which yields MLASLVPFYWLVNTSLKTGAELSSGSLFPTQPSLQNYVDVLQDGEFLVALRNSVIVGVVTTTLAMVLASFAAYALARLALPRKGLILAAVLSVTTFPVIAIAAPMFKIWSDLGIYDTLLGLIIPKLTFALPMAIFVLTSFFREIPFELEESALIDGASPFQAFYKVILPLAVPGMATTAILVFISVWNEFLLAVTLTSTPSARTVPAAIAFFAGTNEFDQPIGSISAASVIVTLPLLVLVLVFQKRIVAGLTSGAIKG from the coding sequence ATGCTGGCGTCGCTGGTGCCGTTCTACTGGCTGGTCAACACCTCGCTGAAGACCGGCGCCGAGCTGTCCTCGGGCAGCCTGTTCCCCACCCAGCCCTCGCTGCAGAACTACGTCGACGTCCTGCAGGACGGCGAGTTCCTCGTCGCGCTGCGGAACTCGGTCATCGTCGGCGTGGTCACCACGACGCTGGCGATGGTGCTCGCGTCGTTCGCCGCCTACGCGCTGGCGCGGCTCGCGCTGCCGCGCAAGGGCCTCATCCTCGCGGCGGTCCTGTCGGTGACCACGTTCCCCGTCATCGCGATCGCGGCGCCGATGTTCAAGATCTGGAGCGACCTGGGCATCTACGACACGCTGCTCGGGCTGATCATCCCGAAGCTCACCTTCGCGCTGCCGATGGCGATCTTCGTGCTCACCTCGTTCTTCCGCGAGATCCCGTTCGAGCTGGAGGAGTCGGCGCTCATCGACGGCGCTTCCCCGTTCCAGGCCTTCTACAAGGTGATCCTGCCGCTGGCGGTGCCGGGCATGGCCACCACCGCGATCCTGGTGTTCATCTCTGTGTGGAACGAGTTCCTGCTGGCCGTCACGCTCACCTCCACGCCGTCGGCGCGCACCGTCCCGGCGGCCATCGCGTTCTTCGCCGGCACCAACGAGTTCGACCAACCCATCGGCAGCATCAGCGCGGCCTCGGTGATCGTCACCCTGCCGCTGCTGGTCCTGGTGCTGGTGTTCCAGAAGCGCATCGTGGCCGGCCTGACCTCCGGTGCGATCAAGGGCTGA
- a CDS encoding Gfo/Idh/MocA family oxidoreductase, with translation MSPGPSGRGVAVLGAGMIGEVHRRAALLAGADVVGVLASSPARSSEVAERWGVTAYRDLDDALADDRVDVVHVCTPNATHAPFAEAALRAGKHVVCEKPLGISLAEAERMAAAARESDRVATVPFVYRYHPVVREVRARRLAGEFGTWHLLHGSYLQDWMLSPDASSWRVDPELGGESRAFADIGSHWCDLVQWVSGETFTDLLAELSIAVPTRPAASGPTFAGPSEASGERVEVRTEDSAALLLRTASGVLASATISQVAAGRKNRLWFELDGSLGSAVFDQEEPERIWLGGVDGNRVLVRDPEHGSPEQRRLSTLPAGHAQGYAQCFEAFVADTYAAIDGDSPEGLPTFEDGLRSARLVDAVLRSARNGSWTKV, from the coding sequence GTGAGCCCTGGACCTTCCGGGCGTGGCGTGGCCGTCCTGGGTGCCGGCATGATCGGCGAGGTGCACCGCCGCGCGGCGCTGCTCGCCGGAGCCGACGTGGTCGGCGTGCTGGCGTCCTCGCCGGCGCGGTCGAGCGAAGTGGCCGAGCGCTGGGGCGTGACGGCCTACCGGGACCTCGACGACGCGCTGGCCGACGACCGCGTCGACGTCGTGCACGTGTGCACCCCCAACGCCACCCACGCGCCGTTCGCCGAGGCCGCGCTGCGCGCGGGCAAGCACGTGGTCTGCGAGAAGCCGCTCGGCATCTCCCTCGCCGAGGCCGAGCGCATGGCCGCGGCGGCCCGGGAGAGCGACCGGGTGGCGACGGTCCCGTTCGTCTACCGCTACCACCCCGTGGTGCGGGAGGTCCGGGCGCGGCGGCTGGCCGGGGAGTTCGGCACCTGGCACCTGCTGCACGGCAGCTACCTGCAGGACTGGATGCTGTCGCCGGACGCCTCCAGCTGGCGGGTCGACCCGGAGCTGGGTGGCGAGTCGCGCGCCTTCGCCGACATCGGTTCGCACTGGTGCGACCTGGTCCAGTGGGTCTCCGGGGAGACCTTCACGGACCTGCTCGCCGAGCTGAGCATCGCCGTCCCGACCCGGCCGGCCGCCAGCGGGCCGACCTTCGCCGGTCCCAGCGAGGCCTCCGGTGAGCGGGTCGAGGTGCGCACCGAGGACTCCGCAGCACTGCTGCTGCGCACCGCCTCCGGCGTGCTGGCCTCGGCGACGATCTCGCAGGTCGCGGCCGGGCGGAAGAACCGGCTGTGGTTCGAGCTCGACGGTTCCCTCGGCAGCGCCGTGTTCGACCAGGAGGAGCCGGAGCGGATCTGGCTCGGCGGCGTCGACGGCAACCGCGTCCTGGTCCGCGACCCCGAGCACGGGTCCCCCGAGCAGCGGCGGCTGTCGACGCTGCCCGCCGGTCACGCACAGGGCTACGCCCAGTGCTTCGAAGCGTTCGTCGCGGACACCTACGCCGCGATCGACGGCGACAGCCCCGAGGGGCTGCCCACGTTCGAGGACGGCCTGCGCTCGGCGCGGCTGGTCGACGCCGTCCTCCGCTCCGCCCGCAACGGTTCCTGGACGAAGGTGTGA
- a CDS encoding sugar phosphate isomerase/epimerase family protein, whose product MQLGMLTACLPQWSLDRIAAWAKQAGYEALEVAVWPSTGGRDFEAAHLPVADFGPRQVDETKALFEEHGLELSAFAYYENNLHPDPARREEIRTHLKHAIDAAQALGVPHVGTFVGRDWTKSVSENLAEAERIFPELVEYAGERDVKIIVENCVMEGWHPDGYPGNLAYSPELWEWMFGLGLYLNWDPSHLTWIGIDPVDTIAPYVDRIVHAQAKDVELDPAARQRYGFFGKVDKGGNPWDMGWWRYRVPGLGQVDWARVVDRLYEHGFTGTLSVEHEDPVWGGDDERITQGLEIAHRTLRPLIVG is encoded by the coding sequence ATGCAACTCGGAATGCTCACCGCCTGCCTCCCGCAGTGGTCGTTGGACCGGATCGCCGCCTGGGCCAAGCAGGCCGGCTACGAGGCGCTGGAGGTGGCCGTCTGGCCCAGCACCGGCGGTCGTGACTTCGAAGCCGCGCACCTCCCGGTCGCCGACTTCGGCCCGCGCCAGGTCGACGAGACCAAGGCGCTGTTCGAGGAGCACGGCCTGGAGCTGTCGGCGTTCGCCTACTACGAGAACAACCTCCACCCCGACCCGGCACGGCGGGAGGAGATCCGCACCCACCTCAAGCACGCGATCGACGCCGCGCAGGCGCTCGGCGTGCCCCACGTCGGCACCTTCGTGGGCCGCGACTGGACGAAGTCGGTCTCCGAGAACCTCGCCGAGGCCGAGCGGATCTTCCCCGAGCTGGTGGAGTACGCCGGCGAGCGCGACGTGAAGATCATCGTCGAGAACTGCGTGATGGAGGGCTGGCACCCGGACGGCTACCCCGGCAACCTGGCCTACTCGCCGGAGCTGTGGGAGTGGATGTTCGGCCTCGGCCTGTACCTGAACTGGGACCCGTCGCACCTGACCTGGATCGGCATCGACCCGGTCGACACCATCGCGCCGTACGTCGACCGGATCGTGCACGCCCAGGCCAAGGACGTCGAGCTGGACCCGGCGGCCCGCCAGCGGTACGGCTTCTTCGGCAAGGTCGACAAGGGCGGCAACCCGTGGGACATGGGCTGGTGGCGCTACCGCGTGCCGGGGCTGGGCCAGGTCGACTGGGCGCGCGTGGTGGACCGGCTCTACGAGCACGGCTTCACCGGAACGCTGTCGGTGGAGCACGAGGACCCGGTGTGGGGCGGCGACGACGAGCGCATCACCCAGGGCCTGGAGATCGCGCACCGCACCCTCCGACCGCTGATCGTCGGCTGA
- a CDS encoding Gfo/Idh/MocA family protein, with protein sequence MSPIRVGVVGIGWAGQQHLAAYQNIPDVEIVAIAGKEQELLHSLGEQYGAKLLFESWEKLLEVPDLDAVSIAVPTFLHAPIAIAALKRGLHVLSEKPLARNAVEGQQMVDAARSAGRVLDVVFNHRLRGDIQVLSDIIRRGELGRPYYAKASWMRRRGIPMLGSWFTNREMAGGGPLADIGVHVLDYSLFLLGEPRVVSVNAVTYSELGPRGIGGMKWETAEQTASAYEVEDFAAAFLRLEGGGTLVLETSWAAFRSPDDLIDFSVLGTEGGAELKAVGATKKLVGDLHVYRDVDGEIADYQPTAEPGRAHAGVVENFVRVLRDPAEWSANDGSLALTRARVIDACYQSAAENREITVE encoded by the coding sequence ATGAGTCCGATCCGGGTCGGCGTGGTCGGCATCGGTTGGGCGGGCCAGCAACACCTGGCCGCCTACCAGAACATCCCCGACGTGGAGATCGTCGCGATCGCGGGCAAGGAACAGGAGCTGCTGCACTCCCTCGGCGAGCAGTACGGCGCGAAGCTGCTGTTCGAGAGCTGGGAGAAGCTGCTGGAGGTGCCGGACCTCGACGCGGTCAGCATCGCGGTGCCCACCTTCCTGCACGCCCCGATCGCCATCGCCGCGCTCAAGCGCGGGCTGCACGTGCTCAGCGAGAAGCCGCTGGCCCGCAACGCCGTCGAGGGCCAGCAGATGGTCGACGCGGCGCGCTCGGCGGGCCGGGTGCTGGACGTGGTGTTCAACCACCGGTTGCGCGGGGACATCCAGGTCCTTAGCGACATCATCCGGCGCGGTGAGCTGGGGAGGCCCTACTACGCGAAGGCGTCGTGGATGCGCCGCCGGGGCATCCCGATGCTGGGCAGCTGGTTCACCAACCGGGAGATGGCCGGCGGTGGACCGCTGGCCGACATCGGCGTCCACGTGCTTGACTACTCGCTGTTCCTGCTGGGCGAGCCGCGCGTGGTGTCGGTCAACGCGGTCACCTACTCCGAGCTGGGCCCGCGCGGGATCGGCGGCATGAAGTGGGAGACGGCCGAGCAGACCGCCTCGGCCTACGAGGTGGAGGACTTCGCGGCGGCGTTCCTGCGCTTGGAGGGCGGGGGCACGCTGGTGCTGGAGACCTCCTGGGCGGCGTTCCGCAGCCCGGACGACCTGATCGACTTCAGCGTCCTGGGCACCGAGGGCGGCGCCGAGCTCAAGGCCGTCGGCGCGACGAAGAAGCTGGTCGGTGACCTGCACGTGTACCGGGACGTGGACGGCGAGATCGCCGACTACCAACCGACCGCCGAGCCTGGACGCGCGCACGCCGGCGTGGTGGAGAACTTCGTCCGCGTCCTGCGCGACCCGGCCGAGTGGTCCGCCAACGACGGGTCCCTCGCCCTGACGCGCGCCCGCGTGATCGACGCCTGCTACCAGTCCGCTGCCGAGAACCGGGAGATCACCGTCGAATGA
- a CDS encoding carbohydrate ABC transporter permease, whose product MTTTTRTRRRSRVDQQQRRTAVWMVSPALVVMFLVAVVPIGYAIWLSLNVYSVRQAGLSQFVGLTNYWNALTSPEWWEAFRQTFFFAIVSVFLEVVLGVAMALLLNMAFRGRGLLRSTLLVPYAVLTVVSAITWQAMFESNLGLVTGLLRALGLPGGEHVWLAEPGYAMAVIIVADVWKTAPFVALLVLAGLQVIPPDVYEAADLDGASRWQTFWRVTLPLLRPAIALAAIFRLLDALRIFDLPYVLTKGANGTETMSMLAYQELREGRLIGPGSALSILTFATVMVVSLVYIRFAGGNIRDVAKEN is encoded by the coding sequence ATGACCACGACGACCCGGACCCGGCGGCGCAGCCGGGTCGACCAGCAGCAGCGGCGCACCGCGGTGTGGATGGTCTCCCCCGCGCTGGTGGTGATGTTCCTGGTGGCCGTGGTGCCGATCGGCTACGCGATCTGGCTGTCGCTCAACGTCTACAGCGTGCGCCAGGCCGGTCTGTCCCAGTTCGTGGGGCTGACGAACTACTGGAACGCGCTGACCTCACCGGAGTGGTGGGAGGCGTTCCGGCAGACGTTCTTCTTCGCCATCGTGTCGGTGTTCCTGGAGGTCGTGCTGGGCGTCGCGATGGCGCTGCTGCTGAACATGGCCTTCCGCGGCCGGGGTCTGCTGCGCTCGACGCTGCTGGTCCCCTACGCGGTGCTGACCGTGGTCTCGGCGATCACCTGGCAGGCGATGTTCGAGTCCAACCTCGGTCTGGTGACCGGGCTGCTCCGCGCCCTGGGCCTGCCCGGCGGTGAGCACGTGTGGCTCGCCGAACCCGGTTACGCGATGGCCGTGATCATCGTCGCGGACGTGTGGAAGACCGCGCCGTTCGTGGCGCTGCTGGTGCTGGCCGGGCTGCAGGTCATCCCGCCGGACGTCTACGAGGCGGCGGACCTGGACGGTGCGAGCCGCTGGCAGACCTTCTGGCGGGTCACGCTGCCGCTGCTGCGCCCGGCGATCGCGCTGGCAGCGATCTTCCGGCTGCTGGACGCGCTGCGCATCTTCGACCTGCCGTACGTGCTGACCAAGGGCGCCAACGGCACCGAGACCATGTCCATGCTGGCCTACCAGGAGCTGCGCGAGGGGCGGTTGATCGGCCCCGGTTCGGCACTGTCCATCTTGACCTTCGCCACCGTGATGGTGGTGTCCCTGGTCTACATCCGCTTCGCCGGCGGCAACATCCGCGACGTCGCGAAGGAGAACTGA
- a CDS encoding ThuA domain-containing protein: MSQLRITVWNEGVHESTKDPAGMAEYYPEGIHGALAAGIREQLPDSTVRTALLSDPEHGLPEEVLADTDVLLWWGHKAHGQVDDAVVDRVQRHVLGGMGLLVLHSGHFSKVFTRLLGTTCSLSWRNAAERELVWTVDPTHPIAEGIPNPLVIPEQETYGEFFDIPAPDELVFISSFSGGEVFRSGVTFRRGKGRIFYFSPGDERYPVYNQPEIKRVLANGIRWAARPEVDRSIPEVSNPPRDWFLES, translated from the coding sequence ATGAGCCAGCTGCGCATCACCGTCTGGAACGAAGGCGTCCACGAGTCCACGAAGGACCCCGCGGGGATGGCCGAGTACTACCCCGAGGGCATCCACGGTGCGCTCGCGGCCGGGATCCGCGAGCAGCTGCCGGACTCGACCGTGCGCACCGCGCTGCTCAGCGACCCCGAGCACGGGCTGCCCGAGGAGGTGCTGGCCGACACCGACGTGCTGCTGTGGTGGGGGCACAAGGCGCACGGCCAGGTCGACGACGCGGTCGTGGACCGGGTGCAGCGGCACGTGCTCGGCGGCATGGGCCTGCTGGTGCTGCACTCCGGGCACTTCTCCAAGGTCTTCACCCGCCTGCTGGGCACCACCTGCTCGCTGAGCTGGCGCAACGCCGCGGAGCGCGAACTGGTGTGGACGGTGGACCCGACGCACCCGATCGCCGAGGGGATCCCGAACCCGCTGGTGATCCCGGAGCAGGAGACCTACGGCGAGTTCTTCGACATCCCGGCCCCGGACGAGCTGGTCTTCATCAGCTCCTTCAGCGGCGGCGAGGTCTTCCGCTCCGGCGTGACCTTCCGCCGGGGCAAGGGGCGGATCTTCTACTTCAGCCCCGGGGACGAGCGCTACCCGGTGTACAACCAGCCGGAGATCAAGCGCGTGCTGGCCAACGGGATCCGCTGGGCCGCCCGGCCCGAGGTCGACCGCAGCATCCCGGAGGTCTCGAACCCGCCGCGGGACTGGTTCTTGGAGAGCTGA